A window of Flammeovirga kamogawensis genomic DNA:
GTACTGATGGCAAAAAAGAAGTATTAGGTATGTGGCTTGGGAAAAATGAATCATCTGCATTTTGGATGACAGTTCTCACTGATATACAGACACGTGGAGTTGAAGATATATTGATCACATCAACTGATAATCTCAATGGTTTTACAGAAACAATTAAAGCTGTTTTTCCTGAATCTTCTACTCAAATTTGTATCGTTCATCAAATTAGAAACGCTTGCAAATATGTAGTCTGGAAAGATAGGAAAGCGTTCACAAAAGACATGAAAGATATCTATGGAGCTCCAAATATTAATGCAGCTAAAGAAGCTCTTGATTTTCTTGAAAAGAAATGGGGTGATAAATATGGATATGCGATCCAAAGTTGGCGAAATAACTGGGATGAATTAACAGTATTCTTTGAATTTCCTCTTGAAATCCGTAAAATTATCTATACGACCAATCTGATAGAAAATCTGAATGGTAAAATTAGAAAATATACAAAGAACAAATTATCCTTCCCAACGGATGATGCAGTTAAAAAATCTGTTTTTTTAGCCTTGCAAGAAGCAACAAAGAAATGGACAATGCCTATCAGAAACTGGGGAATAATTTTGAACCAATTTCAGGTATTATATAAAGAAAGGATCAGGTTTTAAACCCAATCCTCACTTGTAATACTTACACACTTAGTGAAAGAGTGTCATTTTTTATTGCAAATCCACTAGGTAGTT
This region includes:
- a CDS encoding IS256 family transposase, with the protein product MNKEDLLNDNFLKQFKSAEDLSSFMKQLQKRALEKMLEGEIEAHLGYQKHEKSENSNSRNGYTQKTIKNEYGEQEINVPRDRSGSFEPAIVPKRKNIAQGIESLVISLYAKGMSVSDIENQIKELYDFEVSAATISRITASVIEDIEVWHKRPLEPVYLIVWMDGIVFKVRENSKVINKTIYLAVGLRTDGKKEVLGMWLGKNESSAFWMTVLTDIQTRGVEDILITSTDNLNGFTETIKAVFPESSTQICIVHQIRNACKYVVWKDRKAFTKDMKDIYGAPNINAAKEALDFLEKKWGDKYGYAIQSWRNNWDELTVFFEFPLEIRKIIYTTNLIENLNGKIRKYTKNKLSFPTDDAVKKSVFLALQEATKKWTMPIRNWGIILNQFQVLYKERIRF